In Companilactobacillus allii, one genomic interval encodes:
- a CDS encoding lactate oxidase: MTETNGYFQNDNEKEINVLNLQSLEAEAEKIIPKGGFGYIAGGSEDNWTLKENTEAFNHVQIVPHVLSNVEDPQTDTSIFGINVKTPIMMSPAAAQGLAHAKGEIDTAAGIAKAGALMSQSTYSSTSIADTMKAGNGAPQFFQLYMSKDWNFNENLLKEAKEAGAKAIILTSDATVDGYRESDVVNDFQFPIPMANLTKFSEGDGKGKGIGEIYAAAAQKIGPDDIKRIKDIAGLPVIVKGVQSPEDALLAIGAGADGIYVSNHGGRQLNGGPASFDVLSDVAKAVNHRVPIIFDSGIRRGSHVFKALASGADLVALARPIIYGLALGGADGVYSVVEHLNDEFKTTMQLAGTKTIEDVKNSKLLKK, from the coding sequence ATGACAGAGACAAACGGATATTTTCAAAATGACAACGAGAAGGAAATAAATGTTCTAAATTTACAAAGTTTGGAAGCAGAAGCAGAGAAAATAATTCCTAAGGGCGGTTTTGGATATATTGCTGGTGGCTCAGAGGACAACTGGACTTTAAAAGAAAACACTGAGGCATTCAATCACGTACAAATAGTACCTCATGTTCTAAGCAATGTTGAAGATCCACAAACAGATACAAGTATTTTTGGAATCAATGTTAAGACACCTATTATGATGTCACCTGCTGCGGCCCAAGGTCTAGCACATGCAAAAGGTGAAATCGATACTGCAGCTGGTATTGCAAAGGCCGGAGCATTGATGTCACAAAGTACTTATTCCTCAACTTCAATTGCTGACACAATGAAAGCCGGTAATGGTGCCCCTCAATTCTTCCAACTATATATGAGTAAGGATTGGAATTTTAACGAAAATTTGCTAAAGGAAGCTAAAGAAGCTGGTGCAAAGGCTATTATTTTGACTTCTGATGCGACAGTCGATGGTTATCGTGAATCCGATGTCGTCAATGACTTCCAGTTCCCAATTCCAATGGCCAACTTAACTAAGTTTAGTGAAGGTGACGGTAAAGGTAAGGGTATCGGTGAGATATATGCCGCTGCAGCTCAAAAGATTGGCCCTGACGATATTAAACGCATTAAAGATATAGCTGGTTTGCCAGTGATTGTTAAAGGTGTACAAAGTCCAGAGGATGCATTGTTAGCAATCGGAGCTGGTGCAGATGGTATCTATGTATCTAATCATGGTGGTCGTCAATTAAATGGTGGACCTGCATCATTTGATGTCTTATCTGATGTTGCTAAGGCTGTTAATCACCGAGTTCCAATTATATTTGATAGTGGAATTCGTCGTGGATCACACGTATTTAAGGCATTGGCAAGTGGTGCTGATCTTGTCGCTTTAGCAAGACCAATTATTTATGGTTTGGCTCTTGGTGGTGCAGATGGTGTATATTCAGTTGTTGAACACTTGAATGATGAATTCAAGACAACTATGCAACTTGCGGGTACTAAGACAATTGAAGATGTTAAGAATTCTAAATTATTGAAAAAATAA
- a CDS encoding glycosyltransferase family 2 protein has protein sequence MIIYIIALLLFMTQCFLMTFTFFHDKKFETHEITDNNDDFFYIILVPCLNEEKVIGNTLKKLVNLKISKHIIVIDDDSDDNTVNIAKKINGPISILKRVKPNARNGKGSALNSSIPLIKQIMEEKNLDSSKTIIGVMDADGILSYNSGTELNYAFSNSDVSAVQLRVKMKSPTTVLQTFQDIEFFVINHLTQIFRSYIDSAALCGNGQFFRASSVFDCLGEAPWGDALLEDYELTLRMKLKGLKIKYVGSAYVDQEALISFKRLLVQRARWSQGGFNCWKYLHEIIKSKIMSTSQKMDVLLFCIMPILNTLSGFTIIFYTFKFFIVGSSDWIGTLISFIFLSIIGLLFGVLFTELYIIELKRAEKKGVIINHADFLNDNSNIFKMLRAIVLLSYMYIIFFGSLILSIIRLLENNNSWEKTKRI, from the coding sequence ATGATAATTTATATCATTGCTTTGTTGTTATTTATGACACAATGCTTTTTGATGACCTTTACATTTTTCCACGATAAAAAATTTGAAACGCACGAAATCACGGATAACAATGATGACTTTTTCTACATTATATTGGTCCCATGTCTAAATGAAGAGAAAGTAATTGGAAATACTCTAAAAAAACTAGTTAACTTAAAAATTTCCAAACATATCATCGTAATCGATGATGATTCTGATGATAATACTGTAAACATTGCAAAAAAAATTAACGGTCCCATTTCTATATTAAAACGTGTAAAACCTAATGCCAGAAATGGTAAAGGAAGTGCCTTGAATTCTTCTATACCATTAATCAAACAGATCATGGAAGAAAAGAACCTTGATTCTAGTAAAACAATTATTGGTGTAATGGATGCCGATGGTATCCTCAGTTACAATTCTGGAACTGAATTAAATTATGCTTTTTCAAATAGTGATGTTTCGGCTGTGCAACTAAGAGTGAAAATGAAATCACCGACTACTGTACTTCAAACCTTTCAAGATATTGAGTTCTTTGTGATCAATCATTTAACACAGATATTTAGAAGTTACATTGATTCTGCCGCACTATGTGGTAATGGACAATTTTTCAGAGCATCATCAGTGTTTGATTGTCTAGGTGAAGCTCCTTGGGGAGATGCACTACTTGAAGATTATGAATTAACCTTACGAATGAAGTTAAAAGGGTTAAAAATAAAATATGTCGGTAGTGCTTACGTTGATCAAGAAGCCTTAATAAGCTTCAAAAGACTCCTCGTTCAGCGTGCTCGTTGGTCTCAAGGTGGATTTAATTGTTGGAAGTATCTCCATGAAATAATTAAATCAAAGATTATGTCAACATCACAAAAAATGGACGTTTTATTATTCTGTATCATGCCCATTTTAAATACATTATCAGGCTTCACAATAATTTTTTATACTTTCAAATTCTTTATAGTTGGATCAAGTGATTGGATAGGAACATTGATCTCATTTATATTTTTATCAATTATTGGATTACTATTCGGAGTTTTATTTACCGAATTATATATTATAGAACTAAAAAGAGCCGAAAAAAAAGGCGTAATAATTAATCACGCCGATTTTTTAAATGATAACTCCAATATTTTTAAAATGTTACGAGCCATTGTTTTACTTTCCTATATGTACATTATATTCTTTGGAAGTTTGATTCTTTCTATAATTAGACTATTAGAAAATAATAATAGTTGGGAGAAAACAAAGCGGATATAA
- a CDS encoding DoxX family protein codes for MVKFLRNNKYASIVLAIIRIYFGFEWAISGWGKVTSGFSAQGMLMGVVKNPVKGPEGNVLYPWFNSMVQHVILPNNGAISFMVSWGELLVGLGLIFGCLTTAATFFGMMMNFSYLLAGAVSVNPEYIFFEMFIIFAGFNAGKIGLDYWVIPWIREHVFKQKTKSSF; via the coding sequence ATGGTTAAATTTTTGCGTAATAATAAATATGCCTCGATCGTCCTAGCAATTATCAGAATTTATTTTGGTTTTGAATGGGCAATTTCTGGTTGGGGTAAAGTTACAAGCGGATTCTCAGCCCAAGGTATGTTGATGGGTGTTGTAAAGAATCCAGTTAAGGGTCCTGAAGGTAATGTTTTATATCCTTGGTTTAATAGCATGGTTCAACACGTTATTCTTCCTAACAATGGTGCCATCAGTTTCATGGTTTCATGGGGTGAGTTATTAGTTGGATTAGGTCTGATTTTTGGATGCTTAACAACTGCTGCCACATTCTTTGGTATGATGATGAACTTCTCTTATTTATTGGCCGGTGCAGTATCAGTCAATCCCGAGTATATTTTCTTTGAAATGTTTATCATCTTTGCCGGTTTCAATGCTGGTAAGATTGGTTTAGATTACTGGGTAATTCCATGGATCAGAGAACACGTATTTAAACAAAAAACTAAATCTAGTTTTTAG
- a CDS encoding LacI family DNA-binding transcriptional regulator, producing MATLMDVAKRANVSKMTVSRVINHPEKVTDELKQMVYQAMQELNYQPNLIAKALVNNSTRIIKLCILEDIDTTEPYFMNLMVGVAKTLDLHQYSLQLVTRRNFGIGNCDGYIITGMRKGDLDWIQKLDKPVIMFGENRYGLDYVDTNNKAGTYQMSALALKKKYEHLIYIGIDSKESFEYSREAGYIQQVQERRMIPELHRFGNHSHLSEEFIRTNWKNIQPNTAFICASDRLAMGVERAISRCGGSVPDDYGVTGFDGVFLNQVASPKITTVKQSIIEMGSACGENLLDKIRTNASPGNLVFEPKISLGGTLRD from the coding sequence ATGGCAACATTAATGGATGTAGCCAAGCGTGCGAATGTTTCAAAAATGACTGTTTCTCGAGTTATAAATCATCCAGAAAAAGTTACTGATGAATTAAAACAAATGGTGTATCAGGCAATGCAGGAATTGAATTATCAACCAAATCTCATTGCAAAAGCATTGGTCAATAATTCTACACGGATAATCAAGTTGTGTATTTTAGAAGATATTGACACTACTGAACCTTACTTTATGAACTTGATGGTAGGCGTAGCGAAGACTTTAGATCTACATCAATATTCACTACAATTGGTTACCCGTCGTAACTTTGGTATAGGTAATTGTGATGGTTATATTATCACAGGTATGCGCAAGGGAGATTTGGATTGGATTCAAAAACTCGATAAACCAGTAATAATGTTTGGTGAAAATCGTTATGGGTTGGATTACGTAGATACAAATAACAAAGCAGGCACTTATCAAATGTCAGCACTTGCTTTGAAGAAAAAATATGAGCATTTAATTTATATTGGTATAGATAGTAAGGAGTCATTTGAGTATTCCAGAGAGGCTGGTTATATTCAGCAAGTTCAGGAACGTCGGATGATTCCGGAATTACATAGATTTGGCAATCATAGTCATTTATCAGAAGAATTTATAAGAACTAATTGGAAAAATATTCAACCTAATACTGCTTTTATCTGTGCATCGGATCGTCTTGCCATGGGCGTTGAACGTGCAATTTCTAGATGTGGTGGTAGTGTTCCTGACGATTATGGGGTTACAGGATTTGATGGTGTATTCTTGAATCAAGTGGCCTCACCAAAGATTACTACAGTTAAACAGTCCATTATTGAAATGGGCAGTGCGTGTGGAGAAAACTTACTAGATAAGATAAGAACGAATGCTTCTCCAGGTAATTTGGTATTCGAACCAAAGATTAGTCTCGGTGGTACTTTGCGGGATTAA